The Neoarius graeffei isolate fNeoGra1 chromosome 7, fNeoGra1.pri, whole genome shotgun sequence genome includes a region encoding these proteins:
- the ly6pge gene encoding lymphocyte antigen 6 family member pge yields MDQADLRSRTGEALHCYTCMGSTNEDCNRQGSKACPSYSDTCTIIKGNGSGVLKSCSYKSFCSQANSQGDRVAGVKVHCCYSDDCNVMGHGTRLSRGLSYLLVLLPLFWHLLSS; encoded by the exons atggatcaggcagatctaAGGAGCAGaacag GTGAGGCACTGCACTGCTACACCTGCATGGGGTCAACCAATGAGGACTGCAATCGCCAGGGATCCAAAGCATGTCCAAGTTACTCAGACACATGCACTATTATCAAAGGAAATGGCA GCGGTGTGCTGAAGTCATGTTCCTACAAATCCTTCTGCAGTCAAGCTAACAGCCAAGGTGACAGAGTTGCAGGGGTGAAGGTTCACTGCTGCTACTCAGATGACTGTAACGTGATGGGACATGGCACCCGGCTCAGCAGAGGGTTGAGCTATCTCTTAGTCCTTCTGCCACTGTTTTGGCATCTATTGTCAAGCTAA